A stretch of DNA from Variovorax paradoxus:
AGACGCGCGGCGGCGAGCGAGGGCGTGGCCTGCAGGTGCAGGATCTCCGCCACCTGCCAGAACTCGGCTGAAGTGAACGTGCCGAGGTCCGGGGGCAACGAGCGCGGCACGACAGCCTTGCGCTTCTCGAAAACGCAGCGGGGCGCGGGGTCCATCTCCGCGACGCGGGACACCAGCGCTTCGAGGTAGGCCAGCGTCGCGGGCGTGTTGGAAATCCAGTTCGAATGAACGACCAGCTTCGAACCGTCGTCGGGAAAGGTGTGCTCCCAGCTGACCCTCAATTCCGTCATGGCCGGCCGCGAAACGAGCGCATCGATGGATGGCTGGCTTCGATGTGATTAATTCGCATGCGTGAAGTATGTCGCACCAACGCGTACTTCCTTTTTGTGGTGTCGCCAGTGTGACCGATTGTTGGTGTAGTGATCGTGGATTTTCGATGCGAAAGGCCGGCGCCGAAGTTGGCGCGTTGCGCTGGAAGAAGGGCGCGCACGCACGCACGCGCACGCGCACGCGCACCTTGTGCACGAACGGCAAGACGAAGGCGGTCAGCCTTGCGCCGATGCAGTCGCTGGCAGGCCCGAGGCCTGTGGCAATTCCTGTGGGGTGCGAACCGGCGCAGGCGGCCCGCACTCGTCGGGCGTCTTGCGCGAGATGCCTCTCACGAGATGGCGGGGAATGTGGTGTGTCTTGATGAACTGCGCCAGCGCCTCGCTGCGCGCGGGCTCGGAGACCGGTAGAAACATGTGCAGTGCGCTCATGGTGTCGTTCCGTCGATGCCAGGCAGGAAGGCGGCGCGCCCGTGTACAGGGGCATGGGTAACGGGTGGCTGGCGACCCCTGGCATGGCCGCCCGGCGAAGATTATGGGCGCCTGGATCAACCCCGATGGCACCGATGTCTTGGGCGTTCCGGCCGCGCCAGAATGCGTGCTTGTCAACAGGAGCACACCCCATGGCCCACGGCGTTAGCGCAACGATCGTCTCGACCGACGTCAATTTCAATCACCGCATCCAGGTCGGCAAGTTCCAGCTCGTGGCGGACGAGCCGGCGTCGCTGGGCGGGCAGGGCGCAGGGCCTGCGCCCTACGACTATTACCTGGCCGCGCTTTCCGCCTGTACCGCGATCACGCTGCGCATGTATGCCCAGCGCAAGGGCTGGGAGCTCGGCGAGTTCAAGGCCGAGCTGAGCTTCACGAAGGATGCGGACGGCAAGGCGCACATCCATCGCGTGCTGCACGCCAGCGGACCGCTGACCGATGCGCAGTGGAGCCGTTTGCTCGAGGTGGTGGCCAACACGCCGGTCACGAAGACGATGCGTGAAGGCGCCGAGATCACGAGCGAGCGCGGGGCGGCGGCAGCCGTGGCCTGAGTCGGGCTCGCGACGGTTCTTGTGCTGGAACGGTGAGTTCGGACGGACGGTCCGTGGCTGACGCGGAAGCTTGCAGTCCGGCGGGCCTGGATGGTGCCGTCCGCTGTGGGGACGGCGCCTCCTCGTCGCGGACGAGGAGGTGTGTGTCGCGTCGCACGGCGAGGGTGGCCTCGCCGGCGTCAGCGACTCAGCGCATCAGCACTTCATGGCCGTGGCTTGTGCGGCGAAGGCGTCGGAAGCGGCCTTGCAGGCAGCGCCGAGTTGTGCGGCGTTGGCGCCGTAGCTGGCCCAGGTGGCCTTGGTCTGCTCGAGGCTGCCCTTGAGCGCGTCGGCGGCGGCACCGCTTTGCTTGCCCACGCAGGCGCTCACCTTGTCCAGGTATTCCTGGCATTCCTTGGGCACGTCGGCCGATGCCGTTGTGGTGGCAGCGGGCGCTGCGGCGGCCGGTGCGCTGGCGGCCGGAGCGGGTGCCGGCGTGGCCGGTGCCGTGGCAGCAGGTGCTGCGGGTGCGGCCGGTGCTGCGGGCGTGGACTCTTGCTTGGAGCAAGCGGTGATGGCAGCAGCCACGATGACGAGTGCGAGCAGTTTGTTCATTTCTTCTTACATGAGCGAGTTGGATGATGTGCCTCACGTCGTGTCCCCCGGCGCGCAGTTGCCGCGCAAGGAACGCAAGCATTGAGGCGGAAACAGTATCGTCGTGCCGTGTCCGGAAGGCCGCACGAATGCAACAGACGTGCATCTGCAACGACACAAAGAACGTAACAATCGTTGCTTTGCGTTAAATATTGCCGGGTGTGGGGCGCGTTGCGGTGAGTGCCCGCGCGAGGGCACTTGTCCGGGGCGAAACAGGGGCGCTCACAGGCGGTGCGCAGGTCGCGCAAGGCGGCTAATCATTTGGTGTTACCTCGTCGTCGCAAGCGATGCGACAGCGGACCGGCGGTTGACGCAGGCCGACAAACTTGCATCCGGAGCAGGCATGGCAGGTGGCGTGCAACGCTCGACGGGACGGCACGGCGACACGGCCCGCGGCGCTCAAAAACAAGCGCGCCCGCTTACACCGGCCGGTGCGGTGCTGGAGGCAGAGGGCCTCGGGTTCTGCGTCTTACAGCCGCGTGCGCTCGGAGGGCGGGAGATCCTGGTCGGAACGCAGGACCGCCAGCATGCTCATGAGCGTCACGCCCGCAGCAAGACCGACCAGGAAGGCGAGGGCAACAAGGGAAGGGTCGGATGTCCACATTCGGTTCTAACGCCGGGCATCTCCCCACGGTTTACCAGTGTTTACACTAATTTGTCATGCCCGCATTGCCAAAGGTAAACAGACGAGCGCAAGAGGGTCGGCGCGCCCCGGCACACACCTGCCACACCCCGTGGCTATAGTCGTTCGACATGCAGCAACGGATCGAAGTCGTTTTTGTCTCGCGGCGCAATTCGCTGCGCAGCGTGCTGGCCGAGGCCTGCCTCGCTCACCTGGATTCGAAGCGTTTCGCGGCGCGCTCGTGCGGGCAGCCCGGGCGGCTCGCGGCGGACGTGCACCCCGCCGCCGTCGAGGCGCTGGGCAGCGCCGGCATGGCCTTGCCGACATCGCCGCCGCGCGGCTGGGACCTGTTCGCGCGCGCGGGGTCGCCCCGGGTGGATTTCGTCATCACGCTCGATCCGGCGCTCGAACCGCTGCAGCCGCGCTGGCCCGGCCAGCCTGATGCGGCGCTGTGGCCTTATCCGGACGTGGCGGGCGCCAATACCGGCCCGGACGACGCCGCGCACGGCGCGATCCAGGTGCTGTATTCGCTGCGCCGGCGGCTCGAATTGCTGATCAACCTTCCGCTTCTGGGCGCCGACCGCAGCGCACTGCGCGCCGACATCCGCGACATGGCGCACATGCGCTGACGCGCAGCGTCAGGGGTCAGAGGTCAGGGAATGGCGAGCCGGAGCACGAAGGTCTTGGTGTGCGGGTCGGTGAGAAACACCTGCGCGACCTGCCATGCCTGTTCGTGCGCGTCGCGCCAGGCGGTCGCGTACTTGATGTCCAGGCGGGTCATGGGCGGCTCGTCGGGCTGCTCGAGCCGGCGCCAGAGCCGGTAGCAGTGCACGACCTGTCGGGGGGAGCCGAGCAGTTCCTCGAGTTTGATGCGGTAGGTGAACGCCGCCACCATCACGTCCCGCACCGTGACGTTGCGCCCCTCGACTTCGACGGTGTAGAGGTGTTCGGCGGTGTGCGTCTCATCCTTCATGCGGCGGCGGGGGAGGCAGGCAGGTCGGGCGGACGCGCGGAAAGGGAGAGACGGGTCACGGCCGCTCCATCCTAGACGGCGCGGCGCTTCGGTTCGAGTGCCGAAAGTCATGCCGGTGTTTACACATGAGGTCCCCTTTTCTCGCGCTGGGCGTGAAATTGTTATCAAAAGAAATTAAATGCTAATACCTAGGGACTATTTGCTCGGCTGGCGTCGGTAGTAGCCCTAGGATTCACTCCGTCATGAGCGCCACACAGCAACATCTTTTCGTCGAACTGCCCGACGGTTGGTCCAGCAAGATCGACATCCGCCAGACCGCAGCTGGCCGTTATGCGGGCGTCGCCGAACTCAGCTTGCGCGGGCTCAAGCGCGGCGTGGTCGTCTTCATGCAGCAGCCTTCGATGGACGCCGCGGTGGCGCGCGTGCGCCTGCGCGCCAGCCAGTTCGCCCGCGAGCGCCTGTCGCTCGCCGAAACCCGCACGGCCCTGCAGCCGGGCTGACCGGACGCATCGCCTGGCGGTTGAAGTTTTTCTATTCCAGCCATCGGGATTGCCAAACCCGCTGCGCCCGTCGGCGGGGCACCATCGGGTGCTACCGATGGAGTGCATGCCATGTTGAAAAACTTCAGGAAAGCCGCAGGCGCCGCCATTTCACTGGCCGGGTTCGTCGTGCTGGTGACCCAGCAACTCTGAACGCCCGTCCCTTCTTTGCGCACGGCGTCGCTCAGCGGCGGGGCGACAGCAGCGGCGACGTCGGCACCACCGGCGGCGGACGCTGCGGATGCACCGAGGTGCCGAAGGTGTTGCCCATGCGATGCCCGGTCGCCGCGCGATTGAACAACCCCAGCTGATTGCCCGGTCGCTGCGTGATCGCTTCCGAGGCGAGCCCGGGTGCCGTGTCGTCCGGCCCGCGCGCCGGCAGGGTGGGCGAGAGCTTGCGGGTCAGGCAGTCGTAGGCGGGCGTGCGCTCGCCGTTCACGACCACTTCGACGCAGCTGCTGTCGCGGTCGTCGGCCGACGATGGCTGCGCAGCCGCGCCGACGCAAGCCACGCCGAGCGCCACACCCCACAGCCACACACCGACGTGCATCGTCGCCCCCTGAAGAAAAGATGAAGGATCGCCGAGCGGATGCGGCAATCGACCGCGCAGTCTGGACTGCTTGCAAGACAGGAAGAAGACGGTTGTCGAAGGGCTGACTGTCGTTGTGGTGAAGGCCGTCGTGCCCCCACCCCGACCCTCCCCCGGGAGGGGAGGGAGAAATACAAACACAGCCGAGCGCAAGCCTTGAGGTCTTGCTCCTTCCCCTCCCGGGGGAAGGCTGGGATGGGGGCAAGCGGCCTCCGATGAAGCACCGCTTCGCGACCAAAAATAAACAAGGGCCTCCCACGCCGAGGCCCTTCTTCTTATCCGCGCGAAACCCACCGCGCCGGACCTCCTCCCGATTTCTTGATGAAGTTTTCGTGACAAACGGCAGTCGCCGCGCGCGCCGTGCGTCTAGGTATCGGTACGCAGCAGCGACATGAAGGCTCTCCACCATGAGCCGCTGCCACGCGAGCTTCATCCTTGAGAACCGAGCTGTAAATGCATGACATGAAGAACAACGCGCCGCCGACCTGCTGGAGAGCGGTGTGGCTGGCAGTGATGGCGATCGGTGCCCCGGCGGGCGCCTTCGCACAGGCACCTGCCGCTGTCTCCACGCCGGCGCCGGCCGCGGCCGCGGCCACCGAGCCGGCCCGCAAGGTCGACATCGCCGAATACATCGTGCGCGGCAACACCGTGCTCGACGCCCGCGCCATCGAAAACGCGGTCACGCCGTTCCTCGGCCCTGAGCGCACGCTGAAGGACGTGGAGGGCGCGCGCGACGCGCTGCTCGCGGCCTACCAGGCGGCGGGCTACCAGTCGGTGTACGTCGACCTGCCCGAGCAGCAGGTCACGCAGGGCGTGGTGTTCCTGCAGGTCAACGAGACCCGCGTGGGCCGCGTGCGCGTGGTGGGCGCCGAGTACAACTCGCCGCTCGACGTGCGCGACCAGGTGCCGGCGCTGAAGGAGGGCGGCGTGCCCAACTTCAACACCGCCCAGGCCGAGCTCACCGCGCTCAACCGCGGCCCCAAGCGCCAGGTGATGCCGCTGGTGCGCCCGGGCGCGATGCCGGGCACGATGGACGTCGACCTCAAGGTCGAAGACCAGAGTCCGTGGCGCGGCAGCGTCGGCCTCAACAACGACTACAGCGCCGACACGCGCAAGCTGCGCGCCAGCGCCTCGCTGGGCCACGACAACCTTTGGCAGATGGGCCACAGCGCCTCCATCAGTTTCTTCGGCGCGCCGCAGGACCTGAACCAGACGCAGGTGTTCTCGGCCTCGTACAACGCGCCGCTCAAGGGCACGAACTGGAGCCTCGAAGCCAACGCCTTCGTGTCCGACAGCAACGTGGCCACCGTCGGCGGCACCACCGTGCTGGGCAAGGGCCACTCGATCGGCCTGAAGGCGACCTACACGGTGCCGAACAGCGGCAACTGGTGGCATGCCTTCAGCGTGGGCATCGACTTCAAGAACAACAAGGAAGCGCTGACGCTCAAGGGCAGCGGCGACACCGTGCCGCTCAAGTACGCGCCGATCACGCTGTCGTACTCGGGCTTCCGCCAGACCGAGAAGAGCCAGTACGGCGTGGGCGTGTCGCTGGTGGCGGGCACGAGCAGCTCGTTCAAGTACGGCAGCGACTGGGAGGCCTTCGACTACAAGCGCTACAAGGCCTCGCCCAGCTTCATGGTGCTGAAGACCGACCTCAACGGCGCGCACAGCTTCGAGGGCGGCACGCAGGTGGCCTTCCGCGTCAATGCGCAGATGACCGATTCGCCGCTCGTGTCCAGCGAGCAGATCGCCGCGGGCGGCATGAACTCGGTGCGCGGCTATCTCTCGGCCGAAGCCACCGGCGACTACGGCGTGGTCGGCTCGGTCGAGCTGCGCAGCAAGCCGCTCACGTTTCTGGGCAGCACGGTCGAGAACTGGCGCGTGTACGCCTTCGCCGATGCGGCGCGGCTGCGCCTGAAGACGCCGTTGCCCGAACAGGCCGAGCGCTTCTCGCTGTATTCGGTGGGCGTGGGCACGACCTTCAAGGTCGGCACCTATTTCTCGGGCCGCGTCGACATCGGCTATCCGCTGGTCGACGGGCCGCGCACCAAGAAGCACGACCCGCAGGTGAATTTCAGCATCACCGCGAGCTACTGACGGCCTTTCCTCTTTCATTCGATTTTTTTCTCATTCCACGAGCTTTCCGGAGAACCCCTGTCATGCGACGACTTCTTTTCATC
This window harbors:
- a CDS encoding OsmC family protein, with protein sequence MAHGVSATIVSTDVNFNHRIQVGKFQLVADEPASLGGQGAGPAPYDYYLAALSACTAITLRMYAQRKGWELGEFKAELSFTKDADGKAHIHRVLHASGPLTDAQWSRLLEVVANTPVTKTMREGAEITSERGAAAAVA
- a CDS encoding low molecular weight phosphatase family protein → MQQRIEVVFVSRRNSLRSVLAEACLAHLDSKRFAARSCGQPGRLAADVHPAAVEALGSAGMALPTSPPRGWDLFARAGSPRVDFVITLDPALEPLQPRWPGQPDAALWPYPDVAGANTGPDDAAHGAIQVLYSLRRRLELLINLPLLGADRSALRADIRDMAHMR
- a CDS encoding ShlB/FhaC/HecB family hemolysin secretion/activation protein: MKNNAPPTCWRAVWLAVMAIGAPAGAFAQAPAAVSTPAPAAAAATEPARKVDIAEYIVRGNTVLDARAIENAVTPFLGPERTLKDVEGARDALLAAYQAAGYQSVYVDLPEQQVTQGVVFLQVNETRVGRVRVVGAEYNSPLDVRDQVPALKEGGVPNFNTAQAELTALNRGPKRQVMPLVRPGAMPGTMDVDLKVEDQSPWRGSVGLNNDYSADTRKLRASASLGHDNLWQMGHSASISFFGAPQDLNQTQVFSASYNAPLKGTNWSLEANAFVSDSNVATVGGTTVLGKGHSIGLKATYTVPNSGNWWHAFSVGIDFKNNKEALTLKGSGDTVPLKYAPITLSYSGFRQTEKSQYGVGVSLVAGTSSSFKYGSDWEAFDYKRYKASPSFMVLKTDLNGAHSFEGGTQVAFRVNAQMTDSPLVSSEQIAAGGMNSVRGYLSAEATGDYGVVGSVELRSKPLTFLGSTVENWRVYAFADAARLRLKTPLPEQAERFSLYSVGVGTTFKVGTYFSGRVDIGYPLVDGPRTKKHDPQVNFSITASY